From Tursiops truncatus isolate mTurTru1 chromosome 13, mTurTru1.mat.Y, whole genome shotgun sequence:
TAGGATCAAGACCCTCAATGTGGCCTCCGTGCTCCCTCCCGCCCCCGCATGCTCTCACTATGCATGACCTCACCACGCTGATGCGCTGACCATCACACGCACTGCAGTCCCCGTCCTCCTCCGTGTGGCCTGACCTCAGACCTCAGCCTTCCAGCCTCCCTGAGTCCAGCCCCAGCTCTCTGACCTCACAGCTCCATATCCCTGTGTCACGGCCCAGCCGCAGGGCATTCATACTGTGGGTGACAACCTCCCTGGCCTCCGGGCTCAAAAAAAGCAAGGTTCTGTTCATGTCATCCAGGGCCTGAGGCTGACCCTCGAATGCCATGGAGTGGAGAAATAGAGGCCAAAGCTCCGCGGGGGGCGTCCCAGGGTCTGCAGGTCTGGGACCCACAGGCCCGTAGCCAGGAGAACCCTGAGCCCCCATCCAGTCTAACATCCCCCCAACCCAGCGCAccagcagcccctgcccctgcGTGCACATCCTGGGCAGAGCCGCCCGCTCCACGCCTGGCAGGTCCGCTGGCACATGCCTCCTCCATCCATGTCCCCCAAGAACCAAGGAGGCCACACTGTCTTGGGCAAGGGCGGGTGTGGAGGAGCAGAACCCACAACAAAGGGGAAAGCAGGCGGTGGGGACGGCCAAGAGGGCAGACGTGCAGGGTGCTCCCGACAGAGACCTGGGGGCGAGGGAGACAGGTGGGGATGGTGCCTGGCTTCTGGGGCCTGACCTGGGGGCCTCGCAGCTGGCCCCTCTGTGACACAAAGGAGTGAAGTTCTGGTCATTTCTACCAAATCCCCCAGGAGAAAGGCAGGCATCAGCCCAGTCACTCCCGCTGGCATCTGGACCCGGCTGCCCTGCGCTGAGATCTTCCACACAGACCTCCTGCCAGGGAGCTCTCCACGCTCCAGGTGTGTCCATGCGCTGTGCTCCGGCCAGGACAACACACCTGTCGGCACCTGGGGGAGCCCTGCTGATCCCCTGCATGCGGGTTCCACAGtcactcccacccacccacccacaaacAGGACTTCCTCTCCCCCAACTCCCGGAGAACTGAGCACACACACGGCACGCCTCCTGTCCTGGCAACGCGCTACAGAGGACAGACAAGTGGACAGCAGGGCTTGCGAAACACCCGAGGAGATGCTACAGGAGGCCCCGTTTCCCAAAGCAAGAACAAAAGGGTTTCCACGTTGTTTCCAGGGGTAAAGACAGTCTGAGATGCAAAGATGTGCCCTCCCAGGGTTCCAACAGCTCACAAAGGTCCCAGCGACATAATTCAGGATCCCCCCTCACCCAGGTGCTTGCTCTTCACTGTCAGTGCTAGGGGTGCTGCCGTCCCCCAAGACCCCTGGGACCGCAGCACCAAGGCTCCACCTGAGGCCCCGCCCACTCACTGGCCAACGCACCAGAACCCAGTCTCCCTCTGTTGCCGGTCCCCCTCCCCGTGGGCCTGCCTGGTCCAGCCTCCCCGTGCCTGGCCACAGGCGCTAGCCTCTGCTCACCCCAAAGCCCCTTCCCTATGTGCTCTTCCAGGACCCATCTTAAAATGGGACTTGGGTTCTGGCTGCTCCTGCCCCGGGACCTGCAGCAGCTGtccccccaccctctcctccacctcctcctaaCTCTGGGACTCAGCCATTCTCAGAACGgccttccctcccccacgcccTTCCCTGCCTGGacctatcaccaccaccacccatccCGGAACGTGCATCTGCCAGCCCACTGGGGACCGGGCCGCCGGGCTGGGCACTCACAGCCTCTGAGCTGCCCTCTGCCCCAAGCACACCCTGCTCGCCGTCACAGCActgacccacccccaccccacccccgctccccggACAGCTGGTCTTGTCTCCCAGGCTTGGAACCACCACCAGCCTGGCcggaccagggaagtccctccccagcACGGCAGGTTCCGAAGACACAGCCCCCGAGGGGGTGCTCATCACACCTCAAAGAAGGGTCAGGAAATTGACCCTTGTGGGACAGAGGCCATTGCAGAGTCAGTCCCCACATCCAGGAGAGAGAAACGGGCGTGGGGCCCACATGCTGGCTGGACCTGGGCGGTCCCCTGGGCCTGACTCGGGACAGTGCAGCACAGCGAGGAGGAAGAGCAGTGAGGGTCACCACAGTCCTGGGCGCCAGCTTCCTTCCAGCAGGCAGGGAACAGGACTCCTGCCAGGCCAGCCTGACTTCCAGGGCTCCAGGGCCTGTCCCCGGCCAGTCCCCACTCCGGGCAGCCTGGCTTTATGACTTCACAGGCTGAAGTCATGTAGGGGGACAATGCTGGGTGTTCCACACCTCCAAGTGCAGGCCCCGACCGGCCAGACGGCTTCCCACAGTGCAAACGAGGACAATGCCTGCTGGCCCAGGTTGGGAGGGGATGTAGAGGGCAGTGGCGCCAGACGCTCCTGGCACCATGGATGATGCCGCAGTCCTAAGGAAGAAGGGTTACATCGTGGGCATCAACCTGGGCAAGGGCTCATACGCAAAAGTCAAATCCGCCTACTCCGAGCGCCTCAAGTTCAACGTGGCCGTCAAGATCATCGACCGCAAGAAGACTCCCATGGACTTTGTGGAGAGATTTCTTCCCCGGGAGATGGACATCCTGGCGACCGTCAACCACCGCTCCATCATCAAGACCTACGAGATCTTTGAGACCTGCGACGGCCGTATCTACATCATCATGGAGCTCGGAGTTCAGGGCGACCTACTCGAGTTCATCAAGTGCCGGGGGGCCCTGCACGAGGACGTGGCACGCAAGATGTTCTGGCAGCTGTCCTCAGCCGTCAAGTACTGCCACAACCTGGACGTCGTCCACCGAGACCTCAAGTGTGAGAACCTTCTCCTTGACAAGGACTTCAACATCAAGCTGTCAGACTTCGGCTTCTCCAAGCGCTGCCTCCGGGACAGCAGTGGGCGCATCATCCTCAGCAAGACCTTCTGTGGGTCGGCGGCGTACGCGGCCCCCGAGGTGTTGCAGGGCATCCCCTACCAGCCCAAGGTGTATGACATCTGGAGCCTGGGCGTGATCCTCTACATCATGGTCTGTGGCTCCATGCCCTATGATGACTCGGACATCAAGAAGATGCTGCGCATCCAGAAGGAGCATCGCGTCAACTTCCCGTGCTCCAAGAACCTGACAGGCGAGTGCAAGGACCTTATCTACCGCATCCTGCAGCCGGACGTCAACCGGCGGCTGCGCATCGACGAGATCCTCAGCCACTCATGGCTGCAGTCCCCCAAGCCCAAAACCGTGTCTTTGGCCTCCTTCAAGAGGGAGGGTGAAGGCAAGTACCGGGGTGAATGCAAACTGGACACCCAGCTGGGCTCGCGGCCCGAGCACTGGCCTGAGCACCAGCCCGACCACAAGCTGGGGGCCAAGACCCAGCACCAGCTGCTGGTGGTGCCCGAGAACGTGGACAGGATGGAGGACCGGCTGGCTGAGACCTCCAGGGCGAAGGACCATCACTTCACGTCTCCGGAGCCGAGGTGGGGAAGGCGAGCACCTAGCGGTGCGGAGGGCCTGGGGGGCATGGCGTGGTGAGCACCCCGTAAGCTAAGTAGGAGGTAGAAGCTGAAGAAGGCACAGGTGCAAGAACGAGTAAAATCCGTCAATTAAACCATTATTTTGATTACGTTCTATTAGCTTTCTTCCACTTAGTAGCAAAGACGTTAAATCCTGACCACCAAATAAACCACAGAGTGTATGCAGCAGAGAGGCCTCGAGGAGTCATTTTTTCTAGGACTCAGCACTCCCCTCCCTGCGGCGCAGGGGATCTGGAGTGGGGGCCAGGCCTCATGGGCAAGGACTCCACGGCCGCCCGCCTGCCAGGCCCCCACGTGCCTCCCGACCCTGCCCAGCCCCCACTCAGGCAGCCCTTCCTCAACACCCCCCTCTCCCTTCATTCCCGCAGTTGGGAATGGGAGACCCCGAAGCCAAGAACTTCCAGCGGcattccccctgcccccatccccgccAAGCAGCCCTCATGCTTCATCAGCCATCACCCCCATCCCCGCCAGGTGGTCAGCACCTGGTCTTCTGTGGCCTTGCCTGGACAGTGCCCCACATCTCCTTCACACCCACCCAGACCTCCACCCCCTACTTGCTGGGGGCTCCCTCAGGGCCAAACCCACCCTTCTCTATGGAGAATAAAGCACCCAAAGCGGCCCTTTCCTGACCCTGGACAGTCCCAGCACCGCCCCCTTGGTGGGGCACAGGGCACAGCCAGGACTTGGCTCCCAGGAATTTGCAGGACTTCCCTGAGGAGGAGCGCAGGCCAGCTGGTGCCCAGGCAGCCTCCAGGGAGCATGAGGATGGCCCACTGCAGGGTGCGCGTGCTCAAAGCGCGAGGGGTTCCCATCTGAGCAGACGCCAGGCTGCCTCTCTGAGCACAACCCGACCCCACCTGAGGCCTAAAGAGCCTGTCTGGGAGCCAGCCCACCTCCCTGTGAGGAGCTGGCCCCAAGACTTCCGGGGTCAGGCACCAACACCCTCAGGCCCGGAGGCAGGTGCCCGCCCGTGGTGCCCACAGCGCTCTCGGGTCCAAGTGGAGCCCAGCCCCACTGCTTGTGACACTGTGGCCCAGGTTACTGTTACATGAGGGTCTCACTGGTGGGGTGACAACGGGGTGAGGCCGGCAACCCAGCAGCACGTGGCAGGCAGGGCCTGAAGCCccgagaaagggagggaggggacatggggacgGCCCTGCCCACCTGAGCTGGAAGCCAGGTGCTTGGGAGGTGATGGCTGAGGCCACTGGGAAGGCGCCTCCCACGGGAGCAGCCTCACATGCAGGACCCGTGCAGCTGCATCACCAGCAAACCACGCAGGTCAGGCCTGGCCAGGGAGGCTGTGGACCTGGGCCCAGAGCCCGGGTGAACCTGGCGGCAGGAGGACCAGGGACCAGCTCTTCATGCAGGAAAACCTGGGGCACAACTGCCAAGGGCTCTGCCCTCCCCAAGGGCGGACCAAAGGGCTGTGAGCTCAGCTCAGAGGCAGGTCCCCAGCCCTGAGGGCACCACCGGAAGCCAACGCAGGCAGCAGCAAGAAAGGCTGGACACCCCAACCCTCCGAGGGTCACCACCAGCAGCCTCCTCCTGGGAGGTCCGCAGTCC
This genomic window contains:
- the TSSK2 gene encoding LOW QUALITY PROTEIN: testis-specific serine/threonine-protein kinase 2 (The sequence of the model RefSeq protein was modified relative to this genomic sequence to represent the inferred CDS: deleted 2 bases in 1 codon) codes for the protein MDDAAVLRKKGYIVGINLGKGSYAKVKSAYSERLKFNVAVKIIDRKKTPMDFVERFLPREMDILATVNHRSIIKTYEIFETCDGRIYIIMELGVQGDLLEFIKCRGALHEDVARKMFWQLSSAVKYCHNLDVVHRDLKCENLLLDKDFNIKLSDFGFSKRCLRDSSGRIILSKTFCGSAAYAAPEVLQGIPYQPKVYDIWSLGVILYIMVCGSMPYDDSDIKKMLRIQKEHRVNFPCSKNLTGECKDLIYRILQPDVNRRLRIDEILSHSWLQSPKPKTVSLASFKREGEGKYRGECKLDTQLGSRPEHWPEHQPDHKLGAKTQHQLLVVPENVDRMEDRLAETSRAKDHLHVSGAEVGKAST